From Polynucleobacter sp. MWH-P3-07-1:
TGCACTGCATATGAATCGGAATTGCCTCTGCATCAAACCCCAGAGGGGCTGCAACATTCAGCTTCGAATGTTCCGCAGGGGTAGGAGAAGATGCTTTAGACATTCGTTTATTTTAGGGCAATAAAAAGGCGACCGAAGTCGCCTTTTTGTAACAAGCCAAGGGCTCGAATTATTCCGCAGCTGGAGCAGCCACTGCTTTAACGCGAGCTTGAAGCTTTTCTTTAATACGTGCAGACTTACCAGAGCGATCACGCAGGTAGTAGAGCTTAGCGCGACGAACATCGCCACGACGCTTCACTTCAATACTAGCGATCAATGGTGAGTAAGTTTGGAATGTACGCTCAACACCTTCACCAGAAGAGATCTTGCGCACAATGAAATTGGAGTTCAGACCGCGATTGCGTTTCGCAATCACAACACCCTCAAAAGCCTGGGTACGTTTACGAGTACCTTCAACAACGTTAACGCTAACAACAATCGTATCGCCAGGAGCAAAACTTGGAAGAGTTTTGTTGGCAGTGAGGCGAGCAATTTCTTCTTGCTCAATTTTTTCAATTAAGTTCATTTTAAATCCTTAAACATCTTGTCAGAGTTCAATCCCGAGACTTTCATCAACGGACCTGATAGAGGATGTAGTTAAATCATTTCACCAAATCTTGAAGGAACCGCTCATCTTCTCGACTTAGTAACCCATTGGTTCTGGCCAATTCAATCAGATCTGGCCTGATCCTGAACGTCAGCTCAAGAGACTTGTGCCGACGCCAATCCGCTATTTTAGCGTGATGTCCGCCTAAAAGCACGTCCGGCACTGATAAATTTTCATAGATCTCAGGTCGGGTGTAGTGCGGATAGTCCAAAAGACCGTTCATAAAGCTAT
This genomic window contains:
- the rplS gene encoding 50S ribosomal protein L19 — its product is MNLIEKIEQEEIARLTANKTLPSFAPGDTIVVSVNVVEGTRKRTQAFEGVVIAKRNRGLNSNFIVRKISSGEGVERTFQTYSPLIASIEVKRRGDVRRAKLYYLRDRSGKSARIKEKLQARVKAVAAPAAE